A single window of Oxyura jamaicensis isolate SHBP4307 breed ruddy duck chromosome 3, BPBGC_Ojam_1.0, whole genome shotgun sequence DNA harbors:
- the MGME1 gene encoding mitochondrial genome maintenance exonuclease 1, with the protein MFLVRMNFLQLLSRKPERLEMVFQLRYRKKQFPYMCLATSACLYSKKKKVNGYEQVDQEKYKSLVYSVTSYKASAQTPETILEEDGMLYGQPLKHTPPNEAETRTPKNWIPLINPNKRTPLPDSDSNLPMKIALQKTKIPSVTRILQQTIPPQQALYLERWKQKMILELGKDGFAEYTKNLFLQGELFHAALESMFLPEEATKEQGEDTAISGYLSSVQHVLKDISEVKVLESAVQHETLRYLGLVDCVAKYRGQLCVIDWKTSEKLKPSLKNTFDNPLQVAAYVGAINHDANYDFQVSCGLIVVAYKNGCPAHPHFMDPDLCSQYWNKWLLRLEEYMDRN; encoded by the exons ATGTTTCTTGTCAGGATGAATTTCCTACAGCTACTGTCCAGGAAACCCGAGAGACTGGAAATGGTTTTTCAACTACGGTATCGCAAAAAGCAGTTCCCATACATGTGTCTGGCTACCTCTGCTTGTCTTtatagcaagaagaaaaaagtgaacgGTTATGAACAAGTTgatcaagaaaaatacaaaagcttGGTCTATTCTGTTACATCTTACAAAGCCAGTGCCCAAACACCAGAGACAATACTTGAAGAAGACGGTATGTTGTATGGACAACCCCTTAAACACACACCTCCAAATGAAGCTGAAACAAGAACTCCCAAGAACTGGATTCCTCTCATAAACCCCAACAAGAGAACTCCACTTCCTGACAGCGATTCCAATCTTCCCATGAAAAttgctttacagaaaacaaaaatacccagCGTTACCCGTATCCTTCAACAGACCATCCCTCCGCAGCAAGCCTTGTACCTAGAAAGatggaagcagaaaatgatACTGGAGCTTGGGAAGGATGGTTTTGCAGAGTATACTAAAA ATCTTTTCCTCCAAGGAGAGCTCTTCCATGCAGCTTTGGAATCTATGTTTCTGCCTGAAGAGGCAACtaaggagcagggagaagacACAGCTATTTCTGGCTACTTATCAAGCGTGCAGCATGTCTTAAAAGATATCAGTGAAGTCAAAGTTCTGGAAAGTGCAGTTCAGCATGAAACTCTTCGGTATCTGGGCCTGGTAGACTGCGTGGCTAAGTATCG AGGCCAGTTGTGTGTGATTGACTGGAAGACATCGGAGAAACTGAAGCCGTCTCTGAAGAATACTTTTGACAACCCACTGCAGGTTGCAGCATATGTTGGAGCCATAAATCACGATGCCAATTACGACTTCCAG GTCAGTTGTGGACTCATAGTGGTTGCCTATAAGAACGGTTGCCCCGCACATCCGCATTTCATGGATCCAGACCTCTGCTCGCAGTACTGGAATAAGTGGCTTCTGCGCCTCGAGGAATACATGGACAGAAACTGA